A single window of Aythya fuligula isolate bAytFul2 chromosome Z, bAytFul2.pri, whole genome shotgun sequence DNA harbors:
- the LOC116500951 gene encoding tubulin polymerization-promoting protein family member 2-like, whose protein sequence is MALPPGHGVLGEDCDTGAEVDNPQARHRVCLPPPGTQQGQCRCQCRRQHRRLIQLHSSKMSGVEDAFRKFAVYGDTAASGNEMTGKNFSKMCKECGVMDGKAVTSTDVDIVFNKVKTKGARTITFAEFQQAMKELCGKRFKGKSPEEALQAVYGLIEGKEPGSAGTTKATKVGGVERLTDTSKYTGSHKERFDESGKGKGLAGREDLTDNSGYVGAYKGAGTYDKTH, encoded by the exons ATGGCGTTGCCGCCTGGCCACGGTGTTCTTGGTGAGGACTGTGACACAGGTGCTGAGGTGGACAATCCGCAGGCGAGGCACAGGGTGTGCCTGCCACCTccagggacacagcagggacagTGCCGCTGCCAGTGCCGCCGCCAGCACCGCCGCCTCATACAG ctccacaGCAGCAAGATGTCTGGGGTAGAAGACGCTTTCCGTAAATTCGCGGTATATGGTGACACGGCTGCCAGCGGCAACGAGATGACCGGGAAAAACTTTTCCAAGATGTGCAAAGAGTGTGGGGTGATGGATGGAAAAGCTGTGACCAGCACTGACGTCGACATAGTATTCAACAAAGTCAA GACCAAGGGTGCCCGCACCATCACCTTTGCTGAGTTCCAGCAGGCCATGAAGGAGCTCTGTGGTAAGCGCTTCAAGGGCAAATCACCAGAGGAAGCACTGCAGGCAGTGTATGGCCTCATCGAGGGgaaggagccgggcagtgcagGCACCACG AAAGCCACCAAGGTTGGTGGGGTCGAGAGGCTGACGGACACTAGCAAATACACCGGCAGTCACAAGGAGCGCTTCGATGAGAGTGGTAAAGGGAAGGGTCTTGCTGGCCGCGAGGACCTGACTGACAACAGCGGCTACGTTGGTGCCTACAAGGGAGCAGGCACTTACGACAAGACACACTAG